The sequence gagagagagagagagagagagagagagagagagagagagagaatatgagaaTGAGAATGCATTTGTAGCCTCTTAACAACTTTTTCTTTTAAGATACCTAGTGTTGTTTACAATGTATTGTTCCTTTGTTAAAGGAACTTACGgaacgcaatataattttgctagaaATGAATACATAATTTGCAAATTgggtattttttacattttttacataaaACTAGACTTGTTATCTCTAAATAATATATGTATAGTTCAgggtcttttttatttttagtgtctTAAGAAATGTCACTTACAGTCATCTCAGGGTGCAACCCAAATCTCTAATATACTGCCTGCAAATTGATCCTGAAGTAAATAACTGTCTTCTCATTTATGGATATATAACAAGACAGTTCTTAAGAGGAATATAACTAGAtgctaaataaacaaacaaatattcataagaagaacataataatttgtTAAATGTTTCCTTGATGATTAAGTGTGTGGTTTTGTCCAAGCATTTCATACATCACTAGACTCATGAAAGATCAGGTCAAAAGATTACTTGACTTTGCTCTGACATACAAACTCTATGACTTGATTCAGATGCCAAGCTACTGCACTAATGAGACTGATTTGGGTGAAACAATTGAAATGGATACTCTGGAAACGACGTCTATTAGTTACTAATCAATGGCAGGTTTTCATACCTGTGAGACATGGATTTAAGGTGAACGCCAAGAAATGGATGCAAAACTTGTGACCACTTGTGGTGAGTTCAAGTACTTTGTAAATTGACCATTGCTGAAAGATATAAACTGTAAGTGTGATGACGACATAGCAGAAAATACAAGTAAAGTCTGAGTGTATGTTCCATGTCAAATACTGAAtctaattaaaaaattttatgtggGTGGTCTCTTTCTACTGCAACCTGATATTGTGAGTAACTTAGTTCACAATTCTGTTACTGCACAAAAATTAGTGCCAACATCTGCTGAAAAGAAGCTTTCAGCACACAACTAACAAAAGTCAAATGACTGATGTTaatcaaacaaaaattttcttttaaaataattattggaaGTTCCTGTCGAAAATGTAGAACATGCTCTCAGCCAAGGTGTCATATGCTGTCTTAGGCAAACTGTGAGGTTTTTACTAAAATGTGACATTCAAATATATACAAGTGACAAAAATTGTGTAGTGATGATCACCTTGCCTGGAGGATGAAGGGTCCTGATCCAATCCTTAGCAGAGTTGATCCTCCTTAGCTCTATCTTCGAGGCTAGAGGGAGCTACATATTGCTTTATAGTTTACACTATGTGTGAAACTTTGTCACagctcgaaagaaaaaaaaaacaggtttcacACCTCAGCCATCAATATTTTTTCTAGGTTGTTGTGGCAATACTATATTTTATCTCTAGTGTGATTGGTATCTGTAAACTTAGTCACTATTTTCATTCTATCTAGGACTTTCCAACAATGCACTGAAACAGAGATCCATTAGTCAAGGGAAAGTTTTTATACTGAATCTTCGGAAAGTTGTCAGACAAATGTTACATTAGCTTTCCGTTATGCACATGATTTTGTCAGGTTTTGTTCGATTCATATCATGTTACAGGGTACTATCAATCTAATCACTATTTATTATCATGACATTGGGTTCAGCAAATTTTTATAATTTCCTTTTGAAATAATATTCGTATAAATAACActagtgtgtgtgtatgcgtgagtgtgtttgtgtgtgtgtgtgtgtgtgtgtgtgtgtgtgtgtgtgtgtgtgtgtgtgtgtgtgtgtgtgtctgtttgccaCATCCAAAACAAATGCATGTTTCAGTTTTCCTAATCGCAATGTAAAATGACAATTTCATTGTAAgttgttcattttcatttatttatgtccaAACAAAGATCAATGAGATACTACATTGTAGATTGTAAATATATGATTTAAAGATTACTGACAACATTCACAAAACTCAAAGAATGTTTTTGTTAATGTCTTGatgtctatgaatatctgtgataaaATGTTTGCCACATCCTGTATTGTAAAGACGACACTCTGCTAGTATGGAGTTGTATGACTGTAGATGCAAAATTCAGGCAAATTGTCAAAAGTAATGTTTTGTAAATCAGAATATATAAGCAAATCTTAATAACGAGAATtccaaagaaattaattttaagaaaACCAGCAGTTCCCTTGCAACATACAGTCCAGGAGAATCCAGGTAAAAATGGAATATACAAATCATCAAGCTGTAACGAACTTTCAGGAAGACTGACGACATGAAAACAAGTACAAAATATGTTGTACTTCCTGTCCTCATATTTAATTTTAAATACTGAAATATAACCCTTATTTCGGTGTAATTGCAATCAGAGATGATACACTGAACATATTCAGTACTTGAGAAGTGTAGCAGAAGCTAAGAGTAAGAATGAATATGCCTCAGACTTCAATTACGTGGCcttcatattatttattatttatttattttattgtaatatgtCCGAATAAAAAATTGGAACTCATCCAGTTGCAGTGtgtgaaaaattcatttttaatcCCAACTTATGATACAACTGTATACCTGTGTTTCCAGCAATGGAAAGTTTAAATAAGTGGTGAAAATAATTAGTTACCTCTCATCGACTCATTCCATCATCTCGCTGATACGCTGTATAACTTCCGGATGTGCAGCTACAGTCTCAGCCCACCCAACGGTGCGCATCACATGGCAGAGGTTGCGCTTGATGAAGAGGATAGCACGATCCCACAGCAGGTCACAGGAGAAAACAGAGGCATAGAGTGCAGTTGCGGCAGCGTTGTCCACATTCAAACAGCTGGCGATATGGGCCTCGCACTGGCGCTTCAGCTGCCGCAGCTGGTATGTATCCGCAGCTGTCAACAGATCCCATGACATGCTGTTGAGAGCCGGAGCTACACCCGTGTACATAAACAACAGAACCTGCTTCAGTACTTCCAGCTTCACATCCGTCACCTCCACACAACCATCCTTTGCTTCCTTCGTGTGAGGCTGCAGCATGGCAGCGAAGTATGGGCTCCGTACTGACAGTAGGGCTCTGTGTACTTTCAGAACATTACCTTCTGCATGCAGCTCAAAGTCTGTGTGGACTGCTTTGTGCAACATCTCATTCAGGTCTCTCACTATACTAGCGTTTGGTTCTGCTGCATTTGCCACTGCCAGCTCGTCCTGAATAATATACTGTATGCATACTTCACACTTTAGTACTATCTCATTTTCACTGTAGTTCTGTCCAGCAGTGTCTGTTTTCCTAATTACCCGTGTTTCTGATTTCTCCCCTTCCTTCAAGTTATACCATTTGCATGGAAATGCTTCACGTATTGCACCATTTGGGAGAATCTCGTCGGCTTTCAGCTTTGCTCTCAGTACCTTATTAGTTTCACTCTTCTTTAGCAAAAAACATAAATGAAGTTCGTTGGATGTTTTCGTAAGGACCATGCACCATTTGCTGGAATTCTGATGCGTTAAGACAGCCGACTCAATACTTGTTCCTACGCACAGTCTCTTCAATCCCTTCACAGTCCAACTGTTAACACACAAATAGTCCTCTAAGCTTGTATCACTCGAGTACTCGATGACAGTTGGTGTATGTGCTGCAATTTTCTCAATACTGCTTGCTGCAACAAACATGTATCGTCAAACTATGTTGAACAATATAACATAttcactgccacacacacacaaattacaatgAATCTTGAAGCAATTATTTTCTAATTAATGAATTCATGCCGAATAATTCACCTAACGCAAGTACATATAAGTCCAGTAGATAAAAGATTAGTCACCCATGGCGGACAACCACTACAAGGCACTCACGTGACCATCAACTGCCGTGTTAAGCCATGCAAGTGATGTGTTGTACATGAAGAAGTTAGCTGTATGGACACACTTGTCAGTGTAGTAAGATGGGTCGACATGGAGACATCTTTGTCAGAATGGATGAAAGGTATTATCACAAGTGGACAAGCTCATGACCTTACCATGAATGAAATTGCCCAATGACTGATGTATAGATGTGACCTGTCCAGTGCATCTGCTGGGAATACTGTACCAGTCACAGCCTTGTAACATGTCATAGAAATAGTACTTGTGAAAATTACTCAAATGACAGACACTAGGGACAGATCCCATGTCTTGTAAAAAGCAATTAATTTCAAAGTCTGTGAAATTTCTTCTATCAGTGAATGCAGGTGCATCTCTACCAGCTTCGGTGTGAACATTGTCAAACATTGTAGTCGATATTTTGAGTCAGTTACCTCACAGACGACCATAGATCCCACAGGCACATAAAGCTGCACATCCTCAGTGGACCAACTAACACCAAAACTACGCAGCATCTGGTTGAAGACGTTCAATGCGTCCCAGTTTTGCTTCTTTTCAAATTATACAATGCTTAGAGTGCGCCAGCATCCGAATAGGGCATTTAACGATCACTGGTTACACGGTGCAGTTCAGGTCATATATGGTTCTGAAGTGTTTTGAGGGCGTTTTTCTTACCATGTTTTGGCTTCACCATTCAGATTAAGTTCAAGATGAAATAGAATGTTTATTTCAAGACTCTCAATGATCACGTGTTGTACTTCCTTGTACACAGTAATTCAAAGAAGtgggaaattttgaaaatgaaataatttcatggaagcaattttttaaaatattcattgGTGTCATTTAAAAGTGAATGAATTCTCGTTTAAGACTGCTTACaatacagttaatttttttaaggTGACATCTTGCACATGAGATATTTTTCTATGTAAACATTCCTGCAGTCTCTTCGTTACATTGTTACAACTGGAACTTCAGCAGCTGCTTCTCAGCACTCGGGTTTCGTTTCTTCCGTTGTCACAGGTCGACTAAGGAACATTTTGCTTTGAAGGtgacctcacaaaaaaaaaaagaaatcacaagCTGACACATTCGAGGATCTGGTAGACCACTGAATGCCACCATTTCTCGAAATTACACGTTCCAAAAACAATTCGCGTGCAGCAGCCATCGACATTCGTTCCATGTGTGACATTTCTCCATCTTGCTGAAACCAGGCCGTCAGAAAAATGTGGAAATCTCTGAAATTGTTGCACAACATAGGTTTCATGCACGGCGACGTAAAAATTCGATGTGAATGTAATCATGTGGCCATTCTAGACCTCAAAAAAATGGTCTGTCGCATCGTATGGAGACAAAGCGCATCACATAGTAATTTTCTTCCAGTGCATTGGAAGCTGGTGTAGCTCTGTAGGACCGTCTTGTGGCCAATATCTAAAATATCTCATTTCTTTGAATCACCCCGTACATCTCCATGGTAGTCCTGCATGACAGCAGCCATCTCTGCAGAGCTGCAAGTTTGCTTTTCTGGTTCCACCAACACTCAATCAGTCTATCGCTTTTCGACTGGCCCGCTAAATCACCTGACCTTACCTCTAGAAAAAACAAGTCTGCGACTCTTTGTGGCAGTAGGTGTAAACGTAGCACTCAACATCTTCGCAATTTTATAGCTGAACGGATTTACTTATGGATGAGTGGCTTCAGGTGGAATTGGCATTCGTGAAGAAACTTGTAGAGTCTCTTCCTCACTGAATTAAGGTCATCACGCACACGGCGCTTTTCTCGGGACCCATTCTTGCTAGAGCGCTGCCGACAATGGATGATTAGCACTGCCATCTACTGAGCGCTCTCTCAAACGTCACGGCACCATCGAGTGAACGTCTTAACGTGAAGAACATATGTGTCTTTTTGTGTAGGGTGAGTGCTTTTTGTTACTCCAGTATTGAAGCTCCTAGGAAGCATACGTTTTAGAAGTGAGACCAGATaaatatacattcatttacatgagaTTATTCTAGTTTGCAAGGTGCATTTTTATAATTCTAAGGCCTAAAAGCTACTGTTGTAGTTCAGAAACTAATGAAAGATGATAATGGGGCACACTTACGCAAATCTGTTCGGGCGCGTTTGCACACTATTTTGCACCGCCATCTAACTGTTACCTGAGGGCACAGGACTTGCTAAAAAAATCTATTTGAATGTAATGAATCTCATGCAGAAATAACTAGTTCTATGAGAGAAAAGACTGATGAGGGCAAGAAATTTCTTCATGCGAGAACAAGGGAAAACTTGGATAGCCCTACTCTAAAGgtcatcattagtgttctgcccAAATGCAGGTTTTCACGTGTTTTACTCTCCATTCTCTCCTGCCTCCTGACATTCTCTCCTATCCCATGTAATTTCCACTTCCCTTTACGTCGTCTACCATTCTTGTACGTTCTCCTTCCTCTCAGTCCACACTAGTCCTTTCAGAGTGTCTG is a genomic window of Schistocerca gregaria isolate iqSchGreg1 chromosome 9, iqSchGreg1.2, whole genome shotgun sequence containing:
- the LOC126291528 gene encoding speckle-type POZ protein-like, with protein sequence MFVAASSIEKIAAHTPTVIEYSSDTSLEDYLCVNSWTVKGLKRLCVGTSIESAVLTHQNSSKWCMVLTKTSNELHLCFLLKKSETNKVLRAKLKADEILPNGAIREAFPCKWYNLKEGEKSETRVIRKTDTAGQNYSENEIVLKCEVCIQYIIQDELAVANAAEPNASIVRDLNEMLHKAVHTDFELHAEGNVLKVHRALLSVRSPYFAAMLQPHTKEAKDGCVEVTDVKLEVLKQVLLFMYTGVAPALNSMSWDLLTAADTYQLRQLKRQCEAHIASCLNVDNAAATALYASVFSCDLLWDRAILFIKRNLCHVMRTVGWAETVAAHPEVIQRISEMME